The genomic DNA GGCGCGCGGCCTGCTCCAGGAAGCCGTCCTGGAGCAGGCTGTCGGGCAGCGGTCCCGCCGTGGCGTTGGCCTGCTCGCGGCGGGCGAGCTGGGCGGCCGGCAGGCCGACGGGCCGCTGTTCGGCCCAGGCCCCCGGGTCGCCGGCCAGGCGGCGCAGCAGCTCCTCGTAGGCGGCGAAGGCGTCGTCGACCATCTCGTCGGCGAGCACGCCCTCACGGACGTCCCAGTTCGTGGACAGCCCGCCGCGCCGCTCGATGTTCTGGCAGTCGATCCACACCTGCGGGGTCTGGCTGATGCCGTGGGTGAACTCGCCCCGGCCCGTCCCCTCCTCCTCGTCGGCGAGCCCGATCGCGCTGGTGAACACGACCGGCATGAGCGCCGCGTCCGGGCCGCGCCGGCGGCCGAGCTCGCGCATCACCTCCACGCCGGTGAAGAGCCGGTGGTCGAGGTCCTGCCAGAGCTGGGCCTGTACGGCGGCGGCGCGCTCGGCGAAGGTCGTGCCCGCGCCCTTGTCCACGGCGAGCAGGCTCACCGAGGTGAAGTCGCCGACGAGGTTGCCGATCTGCGGGTGGACGGGCAGGCGGTTGAGCAGGGTGATGTCGAGGCTGAACCGGGCGGCGCGGCTCCAGGAGCCGATGACCTCGGCGTACGCGGCGAGCACGGCGGTGGAGGGGCTGAGGCCGTGCCGTCCGGCCTGTTCCTTCAGCGCGGCCCACGTGGCGGGGTCGAGCCTGGTCTCCAGGCGGCGGAAGCGGGCCTGCCCGGCCGGCCGGGTGAGCAGCGGCAGATCGGGGGCGGCCGGCAGGTCGTCGATCCGGTCCAGCCAGTACGCCTTGTCGCGCTCGTAGCGGGGACCGCTGCGCATGCGCTGCTCGGCCAGGCGGTAGTCCCGGTAGGTGACCTCGAGCGGCGGGAGCGGGCGCTTCGGCTCGGCGTAGAGCCGGTGCAGCTCGTCGAGCAGGACTTCGAGGCTGACGAAGTCGGCGATGAGGAAGTCGATGGAGAAGTGCAGGGTCGCTGCCTGGTCGGAGAGGGTCACCCGCAGCTCGAACAGCGGCCACTGGTCGGTCGGGTAGACCTTGTGGCCCATCTCCTCCCGGGCGGTGCCGAGGGCCGCCGCCACCTGCTCGGGCGGGCTGCCTCGCAGGTCGGCCACGTGGATGTGGTAGTCGGGGACGGAGGGCCGTACCTGCTGGGCGCCGTCCACGGTGACGACGGCGCGCAGCATGTCGTGCCGCTCGATCAGCCGCCGCCAGGCCGCTTCGAGCCTGGCGGGGTCGAGTTCGGGATAGGTGAGCTCGCCGTACCCGTGGCAGCCGACGCCGCCGTAGGCGAAGACGTCGCGCCGGCCCAGCAGGTAGGCGGACTGCACGTCGGTCACGGGGAACGGCTCGTAGCGATCGCCGGGCGCCGGGACGAGCGCGTTCTCGGCGGTGTCGCGCAGGTAGGCGAGCACCTCGTCGCGGTGCTCGCGCAGGGCGGCGATGCGCTCCTCCGTCATCGTGCCCTTGGGGGCGCGGAAGCGGAGTCGCCCGTCGTCCTCCCAGAGGGTGACCCCCGCACTCTCCAGCTCGCCGACCAGGCGACCTGCACTCATACTTCGCCCTCCTCCACGGCGTCCGCCGTCTGTGCCTCGATCAGGGCGGCGAGCTCGGCGAGCGTCGGCACGCCGAGCAGGAGCCGCAGGGTCATCACCACGCCGAACTCCCGGCGGACGGCCTCCACGAGCCTGGTGGCGAGGAGGCTGTCTCCGCCCAGGGCGAAGAAGTTGTCCTCCCGGGAGATCACGGCCACGCTCAGCAGGTCGGCCCACAAACCGGCCAGCACGGTCTCCACCGGCCCGCGCGGCGGCGACGAACCACCACCGGCCTCGCCCGTATCCGCCTCGGCCAGCAACCGCAACGCCGCCGCCCGATCGATCTTGCCGTTGCCACTCAACGGCAACGCCTCCACCACCACCACCCGCTCAGGCACCATGTACCCCGGCAACCGCGACGCCGCGAACTCCCGCACCCGCTCGGCCTGCCCGCCCACCACCAAAGCAGCCAACCTGCGCGAACGACCCCCAGACGCCTCCACCGCAGCCGCCACCGCCCGCGACACCCCCGGGCAGGCCTCCAAAACCGCCTCCACCTCACCCAGCTCGATCCGATGCCCCCGCACCTTCACCTGGAAATCACGCCGACCCAGGAACTCCAACACCCCATCCGGCCAATACCGGCCCACATCCCCAGTCCGATACCAGCGCTCCCCACCCACCGTCACGAACTGCGCCGCCGTCCGCTCCGGATCATTGCGATACCCCAAGGCCACCCCGGCCCCACCAATCCACAACTCACCCGGCACCCAATCCGGACAATCCCGACCCCGACCATCCACCACCCGGAACCGCTGATTCCGCAGCGGCCGCCCATACGGCACCGACACCCACCCCCGCGGCACCCGCACCGGCACCGGCATGAAGTTCGACCAGATCGCCGCCTCCGTCGCCCCACCCAACGCCACCAACTCAGCCCCCGGAGCCACCGCAGCCAGCCGAGCAGACAGATCCAACCCCACCCAATCGCCCGACACCAACGCCAACCGCAACCCGCCGCCACCACCCACCGTCAACAACATGTCCAGCAACGCCGGCACCGAATTCCACACCGACACCCCGAACCGCTCACACAGCTGCGCCCACCGACCCGCCTCCCGCCGATCCTCCTCACCGATCAGCACCAGCGAACCGCCCACCGACAACAACCCGAACACATCGAACACCGACAGATCGAAATCCAGCGCCGACACCGCCAGCACCCGATCCCCACCCGACACCCCGAACCGCCCCACCACGTCCTCGACCGTGTTCACCGCCGCCGCATGCGTGATCTCCACACCCTTCGGCTCCCCCGTCGACCCCGACGTATAAATCACATACGCCAGCCCGTCAGCCCACACGGGAACGCCAACCGGCGAAGCCGCCAGCGCCTCGGCCATCACCTCATCCGTCAGCACACACGACACACCCGCCGAAGCGAAGATCCGCTCACGCCGCACCTCCGGCTGGTCCACCCCCACCGGCACATACGCCGCCCCCGCCGCCAACACCCCCAACACAGCCGCCACCTGATCCGGACCCCGCCGAACCGACACCCCCACCAACCCGCCAGGAGCCACACCACCCCCGCGCAACCACCCCGCCACCGCCAACGCCCGACCCGCCAACTCGCCATACGACAGCGAACCGCCATCCCACAGCAACGCCACCCGCCCAGGCTCCCGCCCCGCCCACTCGAAGAACCCCGCATGCAACAACCGACCCGACACCGCACCAGCCGTCGCATTCACCCCCGCACGCACCGCCAACTGACCCGCCGGAACCAGCCCCCCGACCGGCTCCGACCACTCACCCGCCACCAACTTGCGCACGATCCCGACATACGCCTCGAACATCCCATCCAACACACCCGCCGGGAACAACTCCTCCACCGCATCCCAGTTCACGAACAACCCACCACCACGCTCAGTCACCTGACAGTCCAACCACACCTGCGGGGTCTGGGAGAGTCCCCAGCCGGGCCGGCCGAACGGCAGGTCGAGCTCGACCAACTCGGCGGGCAGGCCGAGCGCGCTGGTGAAGACGACCGGCATGGAGACGTCGGCGGCTCCGGTCTGGCGTGCGCGCTCGCGCAGCACCCAGATGGCCGACACGGCGCGGTGCTCCATGTCCGCCCACATGCGTTCCTGGTAGCGGCGGGCGGCGGCGGCGAAGTCCTCGCCGGGCCCCGGTTCGTAAGCGGCGAGCAGCAACGAGGTGAAGTCGCCGAGGACCTCGTTGATCTGGGGGTGGACTTCTCGACGGTCGAACAGGGTCAGGTTGAGCGTGAGCCCGTCGCCCTGCGACCACGCGCTGAGAACCTCGGCGTAGGCGGTGGCCAGGACCGCCGCCGGGGTGAGCCCGTGTGCCCTGGCCTGCTCGACGAGCGCGGCCCACTCGTGCGGCTCCAGCTTGGCCTCACGTCTGGTGAAACGCGGGGAGGTGACTTTCGCGGGGTCCTTGGCGAGCGGGAGCCGGGGGGCGGGCGGCAGCGCCGCGGCCCGCTCGCGCCAGTAGTCCTCCGCCGCCCGCCGTTCCGCCTCGCCGGGGACGGCCTGGCACAGGTAGTCGCGGAAGGAGACCTCGAGGGCGGGCAGTTCCAGCTCGGGTTCGCGGTAGAGGGCGGCCAGCTCCTTGAAGACGGTGACGATGCTGAGTGCGTCGAGCACCATGTAGTCGAAGCTGAACGCCAGGCGGGTGCGCCCGCCCGAGCGTACGGCGCGCACCTCGACCAGCGGCCACCTGCCGGGGTCGGCGATGCGGTGGGAGAGGTCCTCGCGGAGCCGGTCGAGCTCCCGCTCGTAGTCCTGTTCCGCGGTGTCGGTGACCTGGATGACGGTGTGCGGCACCTCAGGAAGGATGCGCTGGTCACCGTCGTCGTCGAAGACGGCGCGCAGCATCTCGTGCCGGGCGACGAGCCTGTTCCACGCCGTTTCGAGCCCGGGCAGGTCGACGCCGGTGCCGTCGACCTCCCAGTACCAGTGCGAGCCGACGCCGCCGAGGGTGAAGGTGTCGGTCCGGCCGACCCAGTAGGCGCGTTGCACGTCCGTCGGCGGGAACGGCTCGTGGCGGTGCGCCGGATCGGGCCGGAGCACGACGGCGGTCTCGGCCGTGCCGGCGGTGAGGAGGGCGGCGAAGTCCTGGAGCACGGGGTTGGCGAAGAGGGAGCGCATGCTGGCGCCCTCGTACCCTGCGGCTCTGAGCTTGGCCAGCAGTCTGGTGGCGAGGAGGCTGTCTCCGCCCAGGGCGAAGAAGTTGTCCTCCCGGGAGATCACGGCCACGCTCAGCAGGTCGGCCCACAAACCGGCCAGCACGGTCTCCACCGGCCCGCGCGGCGGCGACGAACCACCACCGGCCTCGCCCGTGTCCGCCTCGGCCAGCAACCGCAACGCCGCCGCCCGATCGATCTTGCCGTTGCCACTCAACGGCAACGCCTCCACCACCACCACCCGCTCAGGCACCATGTACCCCGGCAACCGCGACGCCGCGAACTCCCGCACCCGCTCGGCCTGCCCGCCCACCACCAAAGCAGCCAACCTGCGCGAACGACCCCCAGACGCCTCCACCGCAGCCGCCACCGCCCGCGACACCCCCGGGCAGGCCTCCAAAACCGCCTCCACCTCACCCAGCTCGATCCGATGCCCCCGCACCTTCACCTGGAAATCACGCCGACCCAGGAACTCCAACACCCCATCCGGCCAATACCGGCCCACATCCCCAGTCCGATACCAGCGCTCCCCACCCACCGTCACGAACTGCGCCGCCGTCCGCTCCGGATCATTGCGATACCCCAAGGCCACCCCGGCCCCACCAATCCACAACTCACCCGGCACCCAATCCGGACAATCCCGACCCCGACCATCCACCACCCGGAACCGCTGATTCCGCAGCGGCCGCCCATACGGCACCGACACCCACCCCCGCGGCACCCGCACCGGCACCGGCATGAAGTTCGACCAGATCGCCGCCTCCGTCGCCCCACCCAACGCCACCAACTCAGCCCCCGGAGCCACCGCAGCCAGCCGAGCAGACAGATCCAACCCCACCCAATCGCCCGACACCAACGCCAACCGCAACCCGCCGCCACCACCCACCGTCAACAACATGTCCAGCAACGCCGGCACCGAATTCCACACCGACACCCCGAACCGCTCACACAGCTGCGCCCACCGACCCGCCTCCCGCCGATCCTCCTCACCGATCAGCACCAGCGAACCGCCCACCGACAACAACCCGAACACATCGAACACCGACAGATCGAAATCCAGCGCCGACACCGCCAGCACCCGATCCCCACCCGACACCCCGAACCGCCCCACCACGTCCTCGACCGTGTTCACCGCCGCCGCATGCGTGATCTCCACACCCTTCGGCTCCCCCGTCGACCCCGACGTATAAATCACATACGCCAGCCCGTCAGCCCACACGGGAACGCCAACCGGCGAAGCCGCCAGCGCCTCGGCCATCACCTCATCCGTCAGCACACACGACACACCCGCCGAAGCGAAGATCCGCTCACGCCGCACCTCCGGCTGGTCCACCCCCACCGGCACATACGCCGCCCCCGCCGCCAACACCCCCAACACAGCCGCCACCTGATCCGGACCCCGCCGAACCGACACCCCCACCAACCCGCCAGGAGCCACACCACCCCCGCGCAACCACCCCGCCACCGCCAACGCCCGACCCGCCAACTCGCCATACGACAGCGAACCGCCATCCCACAGCAACGCCACCCGCCCAGGCTCCCGCCCCGCCCACTCGAAGAACCCCGCATGCAACAACCGACCCGACACCGCACCAGCCGTCGCATTCACCCCCGCACGCACCGCCAACTGACCCGCCGGAACCAGCCCCCCGACCGGCTCCGACCACTCACCCGCCACCAACTTGCGCACGATCCCGACATACGCCTCGAACATCCCATCCAACACACCCGCCGGGAACAACTCCTCCACCGCATCCCAGTTCACGAACAACCCACCACCACGCTCAGTCACCTGACAGTCCAACCACACCTGCGGGGTGGTGGACATGGTGTAGCCGGGGGTGCCGAAGCTGTCGCGGAACTCCTGGGTGAAGAGCTCGCCGAGGTTGATCGCGGTGGTGAACACGACGGGCGCGACGGGCCCGGCGTCGGGGTCGGCCCGGGCCAGCTCCCGCATGACCTCGACGCCGGTGAACGAGGCGTGGGCGAGGTCGCGGTGGAAACGGCTCTGCACGTCGCGGACCCGCTCGATGAACGGGAGCGGCTCGGAGACGTCGACGCCCAGCAGGACGAGGTTGGTGAAGTCGCCGACGATCCGGTTGACGTCCTGGTGCACCTCGTCGCGGTCGTAGAACGGCAGGTTGAGCAGGAACCGCCGGCTGTCGCTCCACGCGCCGACGACCTCGGCGAAGGCGGTGACGAAGACCATCGAGAGCAGGACGGAGTGCTCGCGGGCGCACTCCGTCAGCCGCTTCCACTCCTCGCTGGACAGGCTGTGCGACAGCCGTACGTTGTGCCGCTGCTCGATCCGTTCGGGAGGCGTGGCGAGCGGCAGTTGCGGAGCGCCGGGCAGGTCGGGCAGGCGCTCCATCCACCACGCGCGGTCCTCGGCGCGCTTGCGCGCCCGACGCGACTCCTGGCCGGCCAGGTAGCGCGGGAAGCTGTAGCCGAGCGGCGGCAGCGGTGTGCCGGGGTCGCGGTAGAGCCTCGCCAGGTCGTCCAGCAGGATCTGGAAGCTCTGCGCGTCGGAGACGAGCATCTCGATCGCCAGGTGAAGCCTGGTCAGCCCGCCGGGGAGCAGGGACAGGTGGATGTCGAGGATTTCGCCGCGCTCCACCGCCATCTTGCGGTGCGACAGCTCGGCGCGCACCTGGTCGGCCCGCGCGGGGTCGTCGCGCAGGTCGTGCACGGTGACACCCGGCCAGGGACTGTCGTCCATGATCTGCTGGCGTCCGTCGTCGAGGAAGCGGGCGCGCAGCATGCCGTGCCTGGCGATCAGGGCACGGACCGCCTGCTCCAGCCGCGCGGGGTCGACTCCCGTCCCGTCGAACTCGCAGTAGAACTGGGCGCCCACCCCGCCGAGCACCTGTTCGCGGTCGCGGCCGACCCAGTAGGCGTGCTGCATCGTCGCCAGGTCGAACGGCTGGGACTCGTCCACCTCAGGTTCGGCCGGCACGACGGGGCCGGCGACGTTCGAGGCCACCTTCGACGACACCAGCTCGAACCACTCGGCCAGCGTGCGGTACTCGACCAGCTCGGCGAAGGTGACGTCGGCTCCGGCCCGCCGCCACCGGCTGGCCAGCCTGATCACCTGGATGGAGTCCATGCCGAGCCGCAGCAGGTCGGCGTCGTCGGCCACCGTGTCCGCGCCCAGCATGG from Nonomuraea muscovyensis includes the following:
- a CDS encoding non-ribosomal peptide synthetase — translated: MSDELSLEGMRSAIAAMLGADTVADDADLLRLGMDSIQVIRLASRWRRAGADVTFAELVEYRTLAEWFELVSSKVASNVAGPVVPAEPEVDESQPFDLATMQHAYWVGRDREQVLGGVGAQFYCEFDGTGVDPARLEQAVRALIARHGMLRARFLDDGRQQIMDDSPWPGVTVHDLRDDPARADQVRAELSHRKMAVERGEILDIHLSLLPGGLTRLHLAIEMLVSDAQSFQILLDDLARLYRDPGTPLPPLGYSFPRYLAGQESRRARKRAEDRAWWMERLPDLPGAPQLPLATPPERIEQRHNVRLSHSLSSEEWKRLTECAREHSVLLSMVFVTAFAEVVGAWSDSRRFLLNLPFYDRDEVHQDVNRIVGDFTNLVLLGVDVSEPLPFIERVRDVQSRFHRDLAHASFTGVEVMRELARADPDAGPVAPVVFTTAINLGELFTQEFRDSFGTPGYTMSTTPQVWLDCQVTERGGGLFVNWDAVEELFPAGVLDGMFEAYVGIVRKLVAGEWSEPVGGLVPAGQLAVRAGVNATAGAVSGRLLHAGFFEWAGREPGRVALLWDGGSLSYGELAGRALAVAGWLRGGGVAPGGLVGVSVRRGPDQVAAVLGVLAAGAAYVPVGVDQPEVRRERIFASAGVSCVLTDEVMAEALAASPVGVPVWADGLAYVIYTSGSTGEPKGVEITHAAAVNTVEDVVGRFGVSGGDRVLAVSALDFDLSVFDVFGLLSVGGSLVLIGEEDRREAGRWAQLCERFGVSVWNSVPALLDMLLTVGGGGGLRLALVSGDWVGLDLSARLAAVAPGAELVALGGATEAAIWSNFMPVPVRVPRGWVSVPYGRPLRNQRFRVVDGRGRDCPDWVPGELWIGGAGVALGYRNDPERTAAQFVTVGGERWYRTGDVGRYWPDGVLEFLGRRDFQVKVRGHRIELGEVEAVLEACPGVSRAVAAAVEASGGRSRRLAALVVGGQAERVREFAASRLPGYMVPERVVVVEALPLSGNGKIDRAAALRLLAEADTGEAGGGSSPPRGPVETVLAGLWADLLSVAVISREDNFFALGGDSLLATRLLAKLRAAGYEGASMRSLFANPVLQDFAALLTAGTAETAVVLRPDPAHRHEPFPPTDVQRAYWVGRTDTFTLGGVGSHWYWEVDGTGVDLPGLETAWNRLVARHEMLRAVFDDDGDQRILPEVPHTVIQVTDTAEQDYERELDRLREDLSHRIADPGRWPLVEVRAVRSGGRTRLAFSFDYMVLDALSIVTVFKELAALYREPELELPALEVSFRDYLCQAVPGEAERRAAEDYWRERAAALPPAPRLPLAKDPAKVTSPRFTRREAKLEPHEWAALVEQARAHGLTPAAVLATAYAEVLSAWSQGDGLTLNLTLFDRREVHPQINEVLGDFTSLLLAAYEPGPGEDFAAAARRYQERMWADMEHRAVSAIWVLRERARQTGAADVSMPVVFTSALGLPAELVELDLPFGRPGWGLSQTPQVWLDCQVTERGGGLFVNWDAVEELFPAGVLDGMFEAYVGIVRKLVAGEWSEPVGGLVPAGQLAVRAGVNATAGAVSGRLLHAGFFEWAGREPGRVALLWDGGSLSYGELAGRALAVAGWLRGGGVAPGGLVGVSVRRGPDQVAAVLGVLAAGAAYVPVGVDQPEVRRERIFASAGVSCVLTDEVMAEALAASPVGVPVWADGLAYVIYTSGSTGEPKGVEITHAAAVNTVEDVVGRFGVSGGDRVLAVSALDFDLSVFDVFGLLSVGGSLVLIGEEDRREAGRWAQLCERFGVSVWNSVPALLDMLLTVGGGGGLRLALVSGDWVGLDLSARLAAVAPGAELVALGGATEAAIWSNFMPVPVRVPRGWVSVPYGRPLRNQRFRVVDGRGRDCPDWVPGELWIGGAGVALGYRNDPERTAAQFVTVGGERWYRTGDVGRYWPDGVLEFLGRRDFQVKVRGHRIELGEVEAVLEACPGVSRAVAAAVEASGGRSRRLAALVVGGQAERVREFAASRLPGYMVPERVVVVEALPLSGNGKIDRAAALRLLAEADTGEAGGGSSPPRGPVETVLAGLWADLLSVAVISREDNFFALGGDSLLATRLVEAVRREFGVVMTLRLLLGVPTLAELAALIEAQTADAVEEGEV